Proteins co-encoded in one Polynucleobacter sp. MG-6-Vaara-E2 genomic window:
- a CDS encoding cytochrome c → MKLQKILLASTATVLAIAAGTAVAQFQKPEDAIKYRQSVFTVMSNSMAKIGAVVKGEAPYSKDEVAKNAAVVATLSTLPWQAFGPGTEGGKAQPEIWSDNAKFKAASEKMQLAVADLNKAAQSGDLESIKKTFAAAGASCKGCHDDFKKK, encoded by the coding sequence ATGAAACTACAGAAAATTCTCCTAGCCAGTACGGCAACAGTTTTAGCCATTGCCGCAGGCACTGCAGTCGCGCAATTCCAAAAACCTGAAGATGCCATTAAGTATCGCCAGAGCGTTTTTACAGTAATGTCAAACTCTATGGCAAAAATTGGCGCTGTAGTGAAAGGTGAGGCTCCCTACAGCAAAGATGAAGTAGCCAAGAATGCCGCTGTTGTTGCGACACTTTCTACATTACCTTGGCAAGCATTTGGTCCAGGTACTGAAGGCGGCAAAGCACAGCCTGAAATTTGGTCTGATAACGCGAAGTTCAAAGCAGCATCTGAAAAAATGCAACTAGCAGTAGCTGATTTGAATAAAGCTGCACAATCAGGCGACTTAGAAAGTATCAAGAAAACTTTTGCAGCTGCTGGTGCAAGCTGCAAAGGCTGCCATGATGATTTTAAAAAGAAGTGA
- a CDS encoding cytochrome b/b6 domain-containing protein, which yields MKKTIRVWDLPIRLFHWLLALCIAGSLISINLSDAAIEYHAYFGYSILALLIFRIIWGFVGSRHARFASFFPTRTAIQNYLQGKSPRMLGHNPIGALSVFALLFVLSVQVFTGLFVDDEIAFQGPLAKFVPNAVVSLFSEIHEGNQVLIYTLIAIHIAAILFYKKFKGEDLIKPMISGDKEIDPSEEAKYLPSDLSQPSKDGGLQRTLALVLLSVIAVVVGYLITK from the coding sequence ATGAAGAAAACGATTCGTGTCTGGGACTTGCCAATTCGCCTATTTCATTGGCTTTTAGCGCTTTGTATTGCGGGTAGCCTCATTAGCATCAATCTGAGTGATGCTGCAATTGAATACCATGCTTATTTTGGCTATAGCATCCTGGCTTTATTGATTTTCAGAATCATCTGGGGTTTTGTAGGCTCTAGGCATGCTCGCTTTGCTTCATTCTTTCCGACGCGTACGGCTATTCAGAATTATTTGCAAGGCAAGTCGCCACGCATGTTGGGACATAACCCGATTGGTGCTCTCTCGGTCTTTGCTTTGCTCTTTGTTTTGAGCGTACAAGTATTTACTGGTTTATTTGTTGATGATGAGATTGCTTTTCAGGGGCCATTAGCGAAATTCGTCCCTAATGCAGTGGTTTCTCTTTTTTCAGAGATTCATGAAGGTAATCAAGTGCTCATCTACACCTTGATTGCGATTCATATTGCTGCAATTCTGTTCTATAAGAAATTTAAAGGTGAAGATTTAATTAAGCCAATGATTAGTGGTGACAAAGAAATTGACCCAAGCGAGGAAGCAAAATATTTGCCTTCTGACTTGAGTCAACCCTCCAAAGATGGAGGTTTACAACGGACTCTAGCTCTAGTGCTCTTAAGTGTTATCGCCGTTGTAGTGGGTTATTTAATTACTAAATAA
- a CDS encoding MFS transporter, with amino-acid sequence MNSSKAFRTLLLYRVGATLSYQITMVAVGWHIYELTNSVVSLGLVGLAELVPYFLLALYAGHAVDHYSRKLIAAIACMMHIAVALFLTVIALGWLTPPVPLIYTAIACIGAGRALLRPSYTAIFGQIISREHLPRYTAYASSAFQICVVAGPGLGGLMIGFAGLEWTYLLAGLCGAIGLYGITFIHAPHEKISQLSGHFFKSFLEGFDYVRKHELILGIMALDMFAVLFGGAVSILPAFVKEVLNAGPEVLGILRAAPAAGAVITGIYLAKRPLLTDSGKHLFLSVAGFGLAIIAFGLSSHLWVCAFFLFISGCCDSVSVVIRGSIMQLTTPDHMRGRISAINGIFIGSSNELGALESGIAASIMGLVPSIVFGGVATIAIVFITYRLAPHLSKLHLKDIS; translated from the coding sequence ATGAATTCAAGCAAAGCCTTCAGAACCCTGCTGCTCTACCGCGTTGGTGCAACACTGAGCTACCAAATTACGATGGTGGCGGTGGGTTGGCACATATACGAACTTACCAACAGCGTTGTCTCCTTGGGCTTGGTTGGCTTGGCCGAGCTAGTGCCTTATTTTTTGCTGGCACTCTATGCGGGTCATGCAGTGGATCACTACTCACGCAAACTGATTGCCGCGATCGCATGCATGATGCATATTGCAGTTGCCCTATTTTTAACCGTCATTGCACTTGGATGGCTCACGCCACCCGTACCTCTTATTTACACTGCGATTGCTTGTATTGGAGCAGGCCGAGCTTTATTAAGACCCTCTTATACCGCCATCTTTGGCCAAATTATTTCTAGAGAACATTTACCGCGCTACACAGCCTATGCATCTTCTGCATTTCAGATCTGCGTCGTCGCTGGTCCTGGCTTAGGTGGATTGATGATAGGCTTTGCAGGATTAGAGTGGACTTATCTATTAGCTGGTTTATGTGGCGCCATTGGTCTGTATGGCATTACCTTTATTCACGCGCCCCATGAAAAAATCAGTCAACTCTCTGGGCATTTTTTCAAAAGCTTTTTAGAGGGCTTTGATTACGTTCGTAAGCACGAGTTGATTCTAGGCATCATGGCGCTAGATATGTTTGCCGTTTTATTTGGTGGCGCTGTTTCCATTCTTCCCGCCTTTGTTAAAGAGGTGTTGAATGCAGGCCCAGAAGTTTTAGGAATATTACGTGCCGCACCAGCGGCGGGCGCCGTCATCACGGGAATTTATCTAGCCAAACGACCATTACTAACAGACTCTGGTAAGCATCTATTTCTATCGGTGGCAGGGTTTGGTCTCGCAATTATTGCCTTTGGTCTTTCTAGTCATCTCTGGGTGTGTGCTTTCTTCTTGTTTATTTCTGGATGCTGCGATTCAGTATCCGTAGTCATTCGTGGCAGCATCATGCAACTCACAACCCCAGATCATATGCGTGGGCGCATCAGTGCGATAAACGGAATATTCATTGGGTCATCAAATGAATTAGGCGCGCTTGAATCCGGTATCGCAGCAAGCATAATGGGCCTAGTACCCTCTATCGTCTTTGGTGGTGTAGCTACGATTGCGATCGTATTCATTACTTATCGACTCGCACCACACTTAAGCAAACTCCATCTCAAAGATATCTCTTAA
- a CDS encoding 3-hydroxyacyl-CoA dehydrogenase family protein, whose product MLFTPAETKVVVVGGGTMGADVAAVCARGGCAVQVVEPTTERRALLPDYFVNTMTELGYENRIHLLSVAGSLEEVDWADIDLVIECVPERLDIKRELFAKLEQYAKPEAVLASNSTSFPISQIANGLKTSARMIGLHFFMPAHLIPCVEVIYGEKTSPMVGDSLTRLMTACGMVPVTVKKDLPGFLANRLQHALSREAFSMVDAGICTPEDIDKAVRYGFGFRYIAAGPAMQRDHAGLEIHAAGGATIYPTLNNSATIAKCLSERVESGKFGMKTGEGFYSWTADSIKAERERYQAALREGLKIIQKELPEIK is encoded by the coding sequence ATGTTGTTTACCCCAGCAGAAACTAAGGTAGTTGTCGTCGGTGGCGGCACGATGGGCGCGGATGTCGCTGCAGTCTGTGCTCGTGGCGGATGTGCTGTGCAAGTAGTAGAGCCGACCACAGAGCGACGTGCTCTCTTGCCGGACTATTTTGTTAATACTATGACCGAGTTGGGATACGAGAACCGTATTCATTTATTGTCAGTGGCTGGCTCGCTAGAGGAAGTGGATTGGGCTGATATTGATTTGGTGATTGAGTGTGTACCAGAGCGTTTGGATATTAAGCGTGAGTTATTTGCGAAGTTAGAGCAATACGCAAAACCAGAGGCGGTATTGGCTAGCAATAGTACGAGCTTCCCAATTAGTCAAATTGCGAACGGATTAAAAACATCGGCACGCATGATTGGCTTGCATTTTTTCATGCCAGCACATTTAATTCCTTGTGTTGAAGTGATTTATGGTGAAAAGACGTCACCAATGGTAGGTGATAGTCTCACACGATTGATGACAGCCTGCGGCATGGTGCCGGTAACCGTGAAAAAGGACTTGCCAGGCTTCTTGGCTAATCGCTTGCAACATGCTTTATCACGCGAAGCATTCTCTATGGTGGATGCTGGCATTTGCACTCCTGAGGATATCGATAAGGCCGTCCGTTATGGCTTTGGTTTCCGCTACATTGCTGCAGGTCCTGCAATGCAACGCGATCATGCTGGACTTGAGATCCATGCTGCCGGCGGAGCGACGATTTACCCTACGCTGAATAATTCTGCGACGATTGCGAAGTGTTTAAGTGAGCGTGTAGAGAGTGGAAAATTTGGCATGAAAACCGGAGAGGGTTTTTACTCTTGGACTGCGGATAGCATCAAGGCAGAACGTGAGCGTTATCAAGCCGCTTTGCGTGAAGGCTTAAAGATTATTCAAAAAGAATTACCAGAAATCAAATAG
- a CDS encoding 2-hydroxyacid dehydrogenase, which yields MIPVNSVLQVGHFPEIMQAEIDRRFTPIRHPDVNAPPPPGKFEAILVRSNTKLPEALVKQIPSIRLVSTCGVGYDNLPLSYLKEHGIKASNTPGVLNDAVCELAIGMMLSLMRRLPESQEHVKSGAWSKGLFQLTTTLAGKRVGIAGMGRIGQDLAKRLEPFKVEIAYSGPNPKPVPYTYYKDVRELAAACDVLFLACPASADTDNLVDAKVLEALGPSSYLINIARGSVVNEEALLYALQHKKIGGAALDVFNNEPNPNPAFLNLDNVLLTPHIGSATSETRIAMTNLAVDNLEAFFKQQPLLTEVHY from the coding sequence ATGATCCCCGTCAACTCGGTGCTGCAGGTCGGCCACTTTCCTGAGATTATGCAGGCGGAAATTGATCGCCGCTTCACCCCTATCCGTCATCCCGATGTCAATGCCCCTCCACCCCCCGGTAAGTTTGAAGCAATCTTAGTTCGCTCCAATACAAAATTACCTGAGGCCCTGGTAAAACAAATTCCAAGCATTAGACTGGTATCGACCTGTGGCGTCGGTTACGACAATCTTCCTCTGTCCTACCTCAAGGAACATGGGATTAAAGCCAGCAATACACCTGGCGTTCTCAATGATGCCGTCTGCGAACTAGCTATCGGCATGATGCTCAGCCTCATGCGCCGTCTTCCAGAGTCCCAAGAGCACGTCAAGAGCGGCGCCTGGTCCAAAGGTCTATTTCAGCTCACCACCACCTTAGCTGGCAAACGAGTCGGGATTGCAGGCATGGGTCGTATTGGTCAGGATCTGGCCAAGCGCCTTGAACCATTCAAGGTCGAAATTGCCTATTCAGGCCCCAATCCAAAACCAGTGCCTTACACCTATTACAAGGATGTGCGCGAATTAGCGGCAGCGTGTGATGTTTTATTCCTGGCTTGCCCTGCCTCAGCCGATACGGACAACTTGGTGGATGCCAAAGTATTAGAGGCTTTGGGGCCCTCATCCTATTTAATTAATATTGCCCGCGGCAGTGTCGTTAACGAGGAAGCTCTTTTATATGCACTGCAACATAAAAAAATCGGCGGCGCTGCCTTGGACGTGTTCAATAATGAACCCAATCCAAACCCTGCTTTTTTAAATCTTGATAATGTTTTGCTCACCCCCCATATCGGAAGTGCTACCTCGGAAACACGGATAGCTATGACCAACTTAGCTGTAGATAATTTAGAAGCATTCTTTAAACAACAACCACTTCTTACCGAAGTGCATTATTAA
- a CDS encoding dihydrodipicolinate synthase family protein codes for MPMSLHPSTLPAVLSPVLTPFKADGNPDAQKLLKQCQWLESNGVGQAIFGTNSEANSMSAPQKMSTLTALIEGGLNPGHMMPGTGATSIDATVNMTRHAVNHKCAGVLMLPPFYYKDITDDGLFAYFSEVIQKVGSSALQIYIYNIPPVTKINLSLSLLERLAKDYPKTVVGMKDSSGDWAYTESVIKLLAPSGFRVYAGSEVFLMRTLRAGGVGCISATANVNPHALADLAAHWRESNADERQAELDQVRSVFAKYQMIAGMKTAVAHFSKDPEWLRVRPPLMQLTADQQAQLLSELKQIHFSMPGL; via the coding sequence ATGCCCATGTCTTTGCATCCTTCTACCTTGCCAGCGGTGTTATCACCAGTCTTGACACCATTTAAGGCGGACGGCAATCCAGATGCCCAGAAGCTATTAAAACAATGTCAGTGGTTGGAATCTAATGGCGTTGGACAAGCAATATTTGGCACAAACTCTGAAGCCAACTCAATGTCAGCACCACAAAAGATGAGTACTTTGACCGCCCTGATTGAAGGTGGCTTAAATCCTGGACATATGATGCCTGGTACTGGCGCAACTTCAATCGATGCCACAGTCAATATGACACGTCATGCAGTGAATCACAAATGTGCTGGCGTACTGATGCTGCCACCGTTCTACTACAAAGATATTACTGATGATGGTCTATTCGCCTATTTCTCTGAAGTCATTCAGAAGGTGGGTAGCTCTGCATTACAAATTTATATCTACAACATTCCGCCTGTTACCAAAATAAATTTGAGCTTGTCACTACTTGAGCGCCTCGCCAAAGATTATCCAAAGACAGTGGTCGGTATGAAAGATAGTTCTGGTGACTGGGCTTACACCGAGTCAGTCATTAAACTCTTGGCGCCATCAGGCTTCCGCGTCTACGCTGGTAGTGAAGTGTTCTTAATGCGCACCCTAAGAGCCGGTGGTGTAGGTTGCATCTCCGCGACAGCTAATGTGAATCCTCACGCCCTCGCTGACCTTGCTGCACACTGGAGAGAATCAAATGCAGATGAGCGTCAAGCTGAATTAGATCAAGTGCGTAGCGTATTTGCGAAGTATCAAATGATTGCTGGTATGAAAACTGCAGTTGCGCATTTCAGCAAAGATCCAGAGTGGCTTCGTGTCCGCCCACCACTCATGCAGTTGACAGCAGATCAACAAGCCCAGCTACTGAGCGAGTTAAAGCAAATTCACTTCAGCATGCCCGGCCTTTAA
- a CDS encoding TAXI family TRAP transporter solute-binding subunit produces MKLLKVIALSLSFVWVGAQAQNISIATGGTGGVYYPMGGGLASVLSSKVPGMSATAEVTGGSVDNLNLIGTGKPYVGFSMADAAKDAQIGEGKFNGKKVDLRTLVVLYPNLMHVVTVDSTGIKSMKDLKGKRVSTGAPGSATEVMAFRILEAAGLDKDKDVKRERLSVAESVNAVKDRKIDAFFWVGGLPTAAVTDLANTPGTKIVMIDTNAEVVAMNKKYGNLYFDANIPKATYSGMAKDNKVAAVANILVVNANMPDDQAYKITKAIFDNKLDLVRTHQEYMNVSLDNQKVKATPVDFHPGAIKYYKEKNIKLN; encoded by the coding sequence ATGAAACTACTCAAAGTGATTGCTCTATCCCTCAGCTTTGTATGGGTTGGAGCGCAAGCACAAAATATTTCCATTGCGACAGGTGGTACTGGTGGTGTTTATTACCCAATGGGTGGTGGCTTAGCATCCGTTCTTTCCAGCAAAGTTCCAGGGATGTCTGCAACCGCCGAAGTGACTGGCGGATCAGTAGATAACCTCAACCTGATTGGCACTGGCAAACCTTATGTTGGGTTCTCGATGGCAGACGCTGCTAAAGATGCCCAGATCGGTGAAGGAAAATTTAATGGCAAGAAAGTAGATTTAAGAACACTCGTTGTTCTTTATCCAAACCTCATGCATGTAGTAACCGTAGATTCCACTGGTATTAAATCCATGAAGGATCTCAAGGGCAAACGCGTGAGCACTGGCGCCCCTGGAAGCGCAACTGAAGTAATGGCATTTCGCATCCTAGAAGCTGCCGGCCTTGATAAGGACAAAGATGTAAAACGTGAGCGTCTAAGCGTAGCGGAATCTGTTAACGCAGTGAAAGATCGCAAGATCGACGCATTCTTCTGGGTCGGTGGATTACCAACAGCTGCAGTCACGGACCTTGCTAATACACCTGGCACCAAGATTGTGATGATTGATACCAATGCAGAGGTAGTAGCGATGAATAAGAAGTACGGCAACCTCTACTTTGATGCAAACATTCCTAAGGCAACTTATAGCGGCATGGCAAAAGATAATAAAGTTGCTGCAGTTGCGAATATCTTAGTGGTCAACGCCAACATGCCTGATGATCAAGCCTATAAAATTACTAAAGCAATTTTTGACAATAAGCTCGATCTTGTGCGTACACACCAGGAATATATGAATGTCAGCCTTGACAATCAAAAAGTCAAAGCAACTCCGGTTGACTTTCATCCAGGTGCCATAAAGTATTACAAAGAAAAGAATATTAAATTGAATTAA
- a CDS encoding TRAP transporter fused permease subunit, with protein sequence MNQNVIDNETQEKLDAFIKQEEGDSNDYKGLLAKFITLVAVGMSLFHLYAAYSIVPTQELRVIHVALVLFLVFLSFPIAARFKNRLMPWDIVFAVASVAIAYYILSGGDDFMDRNTAPNTTDVMVGIGLILLILESVRRTNGMILVTVTVLFLLYALFGNHLPAPWTHKGYDLDRLVGYMYMTLEGIYGTAVDVSATLIILFTIFGAFLQFTGAGKFFIDFSFAAMGGKSSGVGRTIVMSSFLLGGPSGSGVATTVTVGSVAAPMLEKVGYEKNAAGGLLAAGGLGAIISPPVLGAAAFLIADFLKISYLDVLLMASIPTILFYLGLFVMVEIDVRKYNMKSIHFESAETAWQLTKKYWFHFFSLISIVVFMLMGFSPVMSVFWATVVSALSSMLREDTAIIPWAWFKGKEPILSGLYNSNLTKALASGSTGVLAIAATCAGAGLIVGTVTLTGLGLKFSSIVIQYAGGSLLLTTIFTALVVWVVGLAVPVTASYIICAVIAAPALINLGVPAFAAHMFIFYYAVLSEVSPPTALSPFAAAAICKGNPYKTTLQTWKYVAPAILVPFMFVLDKSGVSLLLMGSTDALEQADWLQIAWVSFTAVVGIICLAGGLQGWFIEKTKVFERIIMVISGVALAYPSTEADLIGFVGFALVLVTQTIAHFKLHPRST encoded by the coding sequence ATGAATCAAAACGTCATTGATAACGAAACCCAAGAAAAACTAGACGCCTTCATTAAGCAGGAGGAAGGTGATTCAAATGACTACAAAGGCTTATTGGCTAAGTTCATCACGCTCGTAGCAGTAGGCATGTCTTTGTTTCATTTGTACGCTGCCTACTCTATCGTACCAACTCAAGAACTACGCGTGATTCATGTGGCACTGGTTTTATTTTTGGTGTTCTTGAGCTTTCCTATTGCCGCGCGCTTTAAAAATCGGCTCATGCCCTGGGATATTGTCTTTGCAGTGGCATCAGTTGCCATTGCGTATTACATCCTTAGTGGCGGCGATGATTTCATGGACAGAAATACCGCCCCGAACACAACCGATGTCATGGTAGGTATTGGGTTAATTCTTCTTATTTTAGAAAGTGTCCGTAGAACTAACGGCATGATCTTGGTAACGGTCACTGTATTGTTTTTGCTATACGCCCTATTCGGCAATCATCTGCCTGCACCCTGGACACACAAAGGCTATGATCTTGATCGCTTAGTGGGTTACATGTACATGACCCTAGAGGGTATTTATGGCACCGCAGTCGATGTCTCTGCAACCCTCATTATTCTCTTCACCATCTTCGGTGCATTTTTACAGTTCACTGGTGCCGGTAAATTCTTTATCGATTTTTCTTTTGCAGCGATGGGTGGTAAATCTTCTGGTGTTGGCAGAACGATTGTGATGTCCTCCTTCCTCTTGGGGGGCCCATCAGGCTCAGGTGTAGCCACTACTGTCACCGTCGGCTCAGTTGCTGCGCCCATGCTTGAAAAAGTGGGTTACGAAAAAAATGCAGCGGGTGGACTATTGGCAGCCGGTGGATTAGGCGCCATTATTTCACCGCCTGTATTGGGTGCGGCCGCATTCTTGATTGCCGACTTTCTCAAGATCTCCTATTTAGATGTGCTCTTAATGGCAAGTATTCCAACCATCTTGTTCTACCTTGGTTTATTTGTCATGGTAGAAATCGATGTGCGCAAGTACAACATGAAGAGCATTCATTTTGAATCTGCCGAGACTGCCTGGCAGTTAACGAAGAAATATTGGTTCCACTTCTTCTCACTCATCTCTATTGTGGTGTTCATGCTCATGGGCTTTTCACCAGTCATGTCTGTATTCTGGGCAACTGTAGTTTCTGCCCTATCCAGCATGCTCCGAGAAGATACCGCCATTATTCCTTGGGCTTGGTTTAAAGGCAAAGAGCCAATTCTTTCAGGTCTGTATAACTCAAACCTCACTAAAGCACTTGCTTCAGGCTCTACGGGTGTTCTAGCAATTGCAGCTACTTGTGCAGGCGCTGGCTTAATCGTGGGTACAGTTACCCTCACTGGCCTTGGTCTCAAATTTAGCTCGATTGTGATTCAGTATGCAGGTGGCTCTCTATTGCTTACCACCATCTTTACTGCGCTTGTAGTATGGGTGGTAGGTCTTGCAGTACCAGTGACAGCCTCCTACATTATTTGCGCAGTGATCGCTGCACCAGCTTTGATTAACCTGGGTGTACCAGCGTTTGCCGCACATATGTTTATCTTCTACTACGCTGTTCTCTCTGAGGTATCTCCTCCTACTGCGCTATCACCATTTGCTGCTGCTGCGATCTGCAAAGGCAACCCCTATAAAACTACCTTGCAAACCTGGAAGTATGTTGCGCCTGCAATCCTTGTTCCTTTCATGTTCGTGTTAGATAAATCTGGTGTGAGTTTATTGCTTATGGGCTCAACCGATGCGCTTGAGCAGGCAGACTGGCTACAAATTGCCTGGGTCTCGTTTACTGCAGTCGTTGGCATCATTTGCTTGGCTGGTGGTCTTCAAGGCTGGTTTATCGAGAAGACCAAGGTGTTTGAGCGCATCATTATGGTGATCTCTGGTGTTGCGCTAGCTTACCCATCTACTGAAGCAGACTTGATTGGTTTTGTGGGCTTTGCCTTGGTATTGGTAACTCAAACTATTGCCCACTTCAAATTACACCCCAGATCAACATAA
- a CDS encoding mandelate racemase/muconate lactonizing enzyme family protein, with product MPIIESLQVASVAVPLDKVTSFSTRTVTERHYCLVKVRGKDGNEGIGFCYVGSAGGDIAKIAVQQLLAPKLIGQNSHRSEGLWMEMYNESILQGRTGAVMRGISILDTALWDLNARAVGLPLHQYLGSVVDDRVPAYASGGYYLDGKTPAKLGKEMESYVKQGFKAVKMKVGRLSPSEEEDRVKAARKAIGDDILLTLDANNAWRDLPTALEYVRRFEAYNPYWIEEPFSPDAIDLHAALARQTKINVATGEMETGRWRFRELIDAGGAAILQSDAAVCGGITEWRRISAYADLKGITVCPHWMHDLHAPLVAATPNARFVEFFLDDQVLNFRRLINKQLTFKNGDLILHKTPGLGFEFDESAIKKYAGKTPWTKIA from the coding sequence ATGCCAATCATCGAGTCTTTGCAAGTCGCGTCAGTCGCCGTACCCCTGGATAAAGTCACTTCATTTTCAACACGTACTGTAACTGAGCGCCACTATTGTTTGGTTAAAGTGCGCGGCAAAGATGGTAATGAGGGTATTGGTTTTTGTTATGTTGGCAGTGCTGGTGGTGATATTGCCAAAATTGCTGTTCAGCAATTGTTAGCGCCCAAGTTAATTGGCCAGAATAGCCATCGCAGTGAAGGTCTCTGGATGGAGATGTATAACGAATCCATTTTGCAGGGTCGAACTGGCGCTGTGATGCGTGGCATTTCAATTTTGGACACAGCGCTTTGGGATTTAAATGCTCGCGCTGTAGGTTTACCTTTGCACCAGTATCTGGGGTCTGTAGTGGACGATCGTGTGCCTGCATATGCCAGTGGCGGTTATTACTTGGATGGTAAGACTCCAGCCAAGCTTGGTAAGGAAATGGAATCTTACGTAAAGCAGGGCTTTAAGGCGGTCAAGATGAAAGTAGGGCGTCTATCTCCCTCAGAGGAAGAGGATCGCGTCAAAGCAGCCCGCAAAGCGATTGGTGACGATATCTTATTAACATTGGATGCCAATAATGCCTGGCGAGATCTGCCAACAGCGCTGGAGTATGTCAGGCGCTTTGAGGCTTACAACCCATACTGGATTGAGGAGCCTTTTTCACCAGATGCGATCGACCTTCATGCAGCCTTAGCGCGTCAAACCAAGATTAATGTTGCTACTGGCGAGATGGAAACAGGTCGTTGGCGTTTTAGGGAGTTAATCGACGCAGGTGGTGCAGCCATTTTGCAATCTGATGCTGCGGTATGTGGTGGCATTACTGAGTGGCGCCGTATCTCTGCTTATGCAGATTTAAAGGGCATTACGGTTTGCCCGCATTGGATGCATGACTTGCATGCACCGCTGGTGGCAGCAACTCCCAATGCTCGCTTCGTGGAATTCTTTCTAGATGATCAGGTTCTCAATTTCCGTAGATTGATCAATAAGCAACTCACTTTTAAAAACGGAGATTTGATTTTGCATAAAACTCCAGGACTAGGCTTTGAGTTTGATGAGTCAGCCATTAAGAAATATGCTGGCAAAACTCCATGGACTAAGATTGCTTAA
- a CDS encoding M23 family metallopeptidase, translated as MSLNPSLFQKKNPSELMLDSDANLDYRVIQGCLRRSFNENNLPSSIGIDNRQFSEFFKSQTKSFFDKVRGDCIPYAVAFTTRNRFDSLSIMNGPIQDSKTEIWTFTPSAFGGFLVQQDFLRNESKNLTEIRVPLKEVLYDPRKLGDKLPVELVWELNSIIKQIYPEDNNSLENTNSIVRLIVDFGDRERWAQIWAAEIIDPANKEVFASAFWVERSDIPGGFFTGSGESLERSFWTNPLSYRRISRGVGMVRAGSPKRPKNNMAVTQPTPTKQRYRAHMGIDYAAPVGTPIFSVANGRVVHQGFSGAFGNLIVLEHPGGYHTYYAHLSNYNSELEVGNEVRRGLEIGYVGTTGRSTGPHLHFELRKDGIYVDPYASKTQLDLWSMRDNESGQLTREILLLGSPITRQ; from the coding sequence ATGAGCTTAAATCCCTCGCTCTTTCAGAAAAAAAATCCCAGCGAGCTCATGCTTGATAGCGATGCCAACCTAGACTATCGAGTCATACAAGGTTGTCTTCGACGAAGCTTTAACGAAAATAATTTACCCTCCAGTATTGGCATTGATAATCGCCAATTTTCTGAATTCTTCAAAAGTCAGACGAAAAGCTTCTTTGACAAGGTGCGTGGTGACTGTATTCCATATGCCGTTGCCTTCACTACCCGCAATCGCTTTGACTCGCTAAGCATCATGAATGGTCCAATCCAAGACAGTAAAACAGAAATTTGGACATTCACCCCATCCGCTTTTGGCGGCTTCTTAGTGCAGCAAGACTTTTTAAGAAACGAATCTAAAAATCTCACTGAAATACGTGTTCCCTTAAAAGAGGTTTTATATGATCCACGTAAATTGGGTGATAAATTACCTGTGGAGTTAGTTTGGGAACTCAACTCCATCATCAAACAGATCTATCCTGAAGATAACAACTCCCTCGAAAACACTAATAGTATCGTGCGCCTGATTGTTGATTTTGGTGATCGAGAAAGATGGGCGCAGATATGGGCTGCAGAGATTATTGATCCAGCTAATAAGGAGGTATTTGCCAGTGCTTTTTGGGTAGAACGCAGCGATATCCCCGGTGGTTTCTTTACTGGTAGCGGCGAATCTTTAGAGCGATCTTTTTGGACAAACCCATTAAGCTATCGACGCATCTCACGTGGCGTAGGGATGGTTCGCGCTGGCAGCCCGAAACGCCCCAAAAATAATATGGCAGTAACTCAACCCACCCCTACCAAACAACGCTATCGGGCTCATATGGGTATTGACTATGCCGCTCCTGTAGGCACCCCAATCTTTAGCGTAGCCAATGGTAGAGTAGTTCATCAAGGATTTAGCGGCGCCTTTGGTAATTTGATTGTTCTTGAACATCCAGGCGGATATCACACCTACTATGCACATTTAAGTAATTACAACTCCGAACTTGAAGTGGGCAATGAAGTTCGTCGTGGTCTTGAAATTGGCTATGTTGGAACTACCGGTCGATCAACTGGCCCCCATCTGCATTTTGAGTTGAGAAAAGATGGTATTTATGTTGACCCCTATGCATCAAAAACACAACTCGATCTATGGTCAATGCGTGACAATGAAAGTGGGCAGCTAACCCGCGAGATATTGTTACTCGGCAGTCCAATTACGCGCCAATAA